CCACGCTGTACTGGTCGTACACGAAGGCATCCACCCGCACCCCCAGCCCGCCGGGCTGATGGTAGGCGGTGATCTTGCCGGGACAGGGGGTGAACTTGAACGGGTCCTCGGCGTTGATCCGGCACTCGATGGCATGGCCGGTGATCTTGATATCCTCCTGGGTGTAGCGGAGCGGCAGCCCGGCCGCCGAGCGGATCTGCTCCCGGATCAGGTCCACGCCGGTGATCATCTCGGTCACCGGATGCTCCACCTGGATACGGGTGTTCATCTCCATGAAGTAGAAGTCGCCGTTCTTGTCCAGCAGGAACTCCACCGTGCCGACGCTGCTGTAGTTGACCGCCTTGGCGGCCTTGACGGCAGCAGCACCCATGGCGGCACGCAGTTCCGGCGTCAGCACCGGACAGGGGGCCTCTTCAATGATCTTCTGGTGACGGCGCTGGATGGAGCAGTCCCGCTCCCCCAGGTGGATGCAGTTGCCGTGTTTGTCCGCCAGCACCTGGATCTCCACGTGGCGCGGTTCCACGCAGTATTTCTCGATGTAGACATCCGGGTTGCCGAAACCGGCCTGGGCTTCGGCCTTGGCGGTGGCATAGGCAGTGGCCAGGGCCGCCTGGGAGTGGACGATCTTCATGCCGCGACCGCCGCCGCCGGCGGTGGCCTTGATGATCACCGGAAAACCGATCTGCTTGGCGATCTTCACCGCTTCGTCAACGCTTTTCACGTTGTCCTTGGTGCCGGGCAGGATCGGTACGCCGTGGGGAATAACCGCCTGACGGGCGGAAATCTTGTCCCCCATGACCCGCATGCTCTCGGCCGAGGGACCGATGAAGGTGATGCCGCACTGTTCGCAGACTTCGGCAAACTTGGCATTTTCCGACAGGAAGCCGTAACCGGGGTGGATCGCCTCGGCATCGGTCAGTTCAGCCGCACTGACGATGGCGTTGATGTTGAGGTAGCTCTGGCTGCTGGGGGCCGGTCCGATGCAGACCGACTCGTCGGCCAGCTTGACATGGAGCGAATCGGCGTCGGCCGTGGAGTAGACCGCAACGGTCTTGATCCCCAGCTCCTTGCAGGCCCTGATCACCCGGATGGCAATTTCGCCGCGGTTGGCGATGAGTACTTTATGGAACATGGCCGCTCCTAGAGCTTTTCAATGACAAACAGCGGCTGACCGAACTCCACCGGCTGCGCATTCTCGACGCAGATCTTGACGATCTTGCACTTGAACTCCGCCTCGATCTCGTTGAACAGCTTCATCGCCTCAACCAGGCAGAGCACCTGTCCCTTTTCAACCACTTGGCCGACTTCAGCAAAGGCCGGGGACTCCGGCGAGGGGGAACGGTAGAAGGTGCCGACGATGGGGGAGTTGATGGTCTCGCCGGTCTCCGCAGCCGGAGCGGCAGCAGCAGGTGCGGCAGCGGCGGGAGCAGCCGGAGCCGCTGCAGCGGCAAGCGGCGCGGCAGCCGGCAAGTAGGCCTGAGCAGGGGCGGCCATCTGCACGATCTCGGTCCGCTGCCCCCGCTTGATGACGATCTTCTCGTCGGCGTTATCCATTTCAAATTCGGTAATATCGGTCTCGGTAATCATCTTTATCAACAGCTTCAGATCCTTGACTTCCATGTTCAGACTCCTTCCTGATATCGGGTATCGCTACCTACCACATTTTCATGATTTTCAACAGAACGATTACAGGCTCTTCAGCCCCTTATCGATCCGGGTCAACAGCCGGCAGCCGTCGGCGGTGACCGCCACGGTATCCTCGATCCGCACCCCGCACCGGCCCGGCAGGTAGATCCCCGGTTCGATGGTGAAGACCATCCCCTCTGCCACCACCGCATCGCTGCGGGGGGAGATCACCGGCTTCTCGTGGATATCCAGCCCCACCCCGTGCCCCAGGCCGTGGCCGAAATAGTCGCCGTACCCCTGGGCCGCGATATGGTCGCGGGCCACCGCATCAAGATCACGGCAGGAGATGCCCGGCTTCACCGCTGCAATGGCCAGGTCATGGGCAGTTTTCACCGTCTCGTAAACCCGCCGCTGTTCCTCGCCGATCTCCCCGACGGCCACGGTCACGGTCTCGTCGGAATGATAGCCGGCCAGCACGGCACCGAAGTCGATGGTAACCAGTTCGCCGGCCCGGATCACCTTGCCGGAAGCACGGCCATGGGGCATGGCGCCCCGCTCCCCCGAGGCAACGATGATATCGAACCCGCTAGCATCGGCGCCGCGACGGCGCATCTCGAACTCAAGCTCTAAAGCGAACGCCGCCTCGGTCACACCGGGCCGCAGGCCGGGCAGCACCGCCTCAAGGGCTGCAGAGGCCAGGGCCGCCACCTGCTCCAGGAGCTTCAGCTCTCCGGCATCCTTGAGATCGCGAATCCGCTCCAGCTCAGGCCCGATCGGCAGCAGTTCACAGCCGGCCAGCTGCTCCGCCAGGGTCCGGTGGGCCGTGACGGTGGTATGGGCAGCTTCAAAGCCGATCCGGTGCGCCCCAACGGAACCGGCCAGTTCCGCCACCGCTTCGTGGCGCCGGGAACGCTCCAGAACGGTCAGCCCGGCCACCTCGGCCGTCGCCTGCACCGTGTAGCGGGAATCGCAGACAAACCAGCCCGCACCATCGGCAGTCAGCAGCAGTGAGCCTTCGGAGCCGCTGAAGCCGGAGAGGTAGCGCAGGTTCACCGGGTGCTCGATCAACAGCAGATCGAGGTGCTGTTCTTCAAAGAACGGACGAAGAAGCTGCCGCCGGTTTTTTAGCATAAATAAAACCACCCTCTCAACCTGAATTGACAAGATCGGCCAAAAAAGGGTGGCACCTCCGAACTATTTTTCACTGTGATTAAAAAGTGCCCGCAATCCCAGCAGGTAGCTGTCCAGACCGAACCCGCTGATCTGGCCCAGGGCCAGGGGAGCCAGAAAACTGTGATGCCGGAACTCCTCCCGGCGGTAAACGTTGGAAAGGTGTACTTCAACAAAAGGGAGCCCCACGGCTGCCAGGGCATCGCGCAGCGCAACGCTGGTGTGGGTGTAGGCGGCCGGATTGATCAGGATGGCGTCACAGGTGTCCCGCGCCCCCTGGATGGCATCGACCAGCGAACCTTCGCAGTTTGACTGGAAGAAGGCAACGCTGCAGCCCAGCTCCGCAGCCAGACTTTCCAGAGCGGCATTGATCTGGGCAAGGGTCAGAGTTCCGTAGATTTCGGGCTCCCGCTGCCCCAGCAGGTTGAGGTTAGGGCCATGCAGCACCAGCACACGCATAGGTTACTCCACCGAGCGGATCAGTTCAGGGACAACGGTGCTCAGGAGGAAGCGTGCCTTGCCCGGGTTGGCGTCACGGGACAGGACCATGACGGCGAAAAACTCCTCGTTCAGGATACGAACCACCATGACCGCATTGGCGGTGGTCACCGTCATTTCTTCCAGGTCACCGGCCCCCACCACGTCGATGGACCGCCGGATGTCCTTGACCACGGTTGCATATTCCACTGCCATGGCCTGCACGTCGAAACCGGCCGTATCCCGTCGCACCTCGTCGACGGCGATGCAGTCGCGCCCCATCAGCATAATCGCGTGGGCACCCTCAATCCGCCCGATCAGCGACTCCAGCAGCTCCCTCAGCGACATGTCCGCACCCTCCGGATATTCTCCAGCCACCCTTCCAGGACCACCACCTTTTCCCGGTTCGTGGCTGACCGGTCCGCGGCTGCCGCCGTACCGGCGGCAGCGCCCTCCTCGACGGTGTCAGGTGTCTCCATTCCTTCAAGTTCGACAAGGCGAGCGGCGACCGCAGCATCTTCCGGATTGCGCACATGCAGCATCCGGTAAATCTCCCGCGCCCGGTCGCCGAACCCCTGGGAAAGATAGAGTTCGGCAACGGTCGGCGTGATCATCGGGTCATCATCGGCAGCAAGCTCCGGCAGTGGCAGCTCGTCATCGGCAGCAGCCTCCCGGCCGATCCCGTCGAACAACGCCTCCGGCTCCGGAGCGAAACGGTCGACCGTTATCCAGGGATCGGTCTTACGCACCACCGGCGCGTTTGCCAGCACTGCCAGCGTCTCCTCGCCACTCTCGTCCGCTTCCTCCGGAATCACGTCGTCATCGGACAGCTCGATCAACTCCAACTCCCCGCCAGCATCAACGAGCGGCGGCGTATCCCAGAGCGAGGATTCAAGAGCGGCAAGCTCGGCACGGACACCCAGATCGTCAGGATAGAACTCAAGGATGGTTCGCAGGGCCGCCAGTGCCTCGTCATGCCGGCCGGCCGCACGGCTGAGTTCCACCCGCATCTGCTGGGCTTCCAGTGATTCCGGCGTAGCGGTCACGACCACGGCAAGGGCCTGCAGAGCCTCATCGTACAGCCGCTGCTGACGACAAGCCCGTGCCAGAGCCATCCGGCCGGCCAGAAATCCGGGGTGGCGGGCGACACCGTCTCTGGCCGCCGCCAGGGCCTCTTCTCCCTGCCCCGCCTGCAGATAGAGATCGGCAAGGGGAGCAAAAGCGTACGAATCGGGAGCTGCCTCGAGACGCTTCCGGTACCCCCTGATCCTCTCCTGCAGGTCATCGGTCAGTGACGCCATGACTTCCCTCACCTCCCCGTCTAACAGGCTGCGGCCAGATCGGCCGGTGTGATCTTCAGCACGGCATGGCCGCCGATTCCCCGGTTGCAGATGTAGCTCAGGGTTCCGGCACGGTTTTTCTTGTCGCCGGCAAGCGCCGCCGTCAGCAGGTCGGTAGCGGTTTTCGGCGGGGTTACCGGCAATCCCAGGCGTTCAAGCAGGCCGACGAGACGGTCCCGCTCCCCGGCAGTGCAGAAACCGGCAGCACGGGATATTTCCGCAGCACAGGCCATGCCGATGGCAACCGCCTCACCATGCACCAGGTTCCGGTACCCCCCCAAGGTCTCAAAGGCGTGTCCCAGGGTGTGGCCGTAATTCAGTACCGCCCGCAGCCCTGATTCGTGCTCGTCCTGCTCCACTACCCACGCCTTCAGCCGACAGCAGCAGGCCACGACCTCTCCCAGCAGGGCGGTGTCGCGCCGGAGCAGCAACTCCGTTTCCGCTTCCAGCCGTTCAAACAGGCCGCGGTCCAATACCATGCCGTACTTGACCACCTCGGCGAGGCCGGCCCGGTAATGGCGCTCGGAAAGAGTCCGCAAGGTGTCCAGGTCCGCCAGCACCAGGGAGGGTTGATAAAAGGCGCCGATCAGGTTCTTGCCGCGGGGATGGTCAATGCCGGTCTTGCCGCCGACACTGCTGTCCACCTGGGCCAGCAGGGTGGTGGGAATCTGCACGAAGGGAATTCCCCGCAGGTAGGTGGCGGCCGCAAAGCCCGCCAGATCACCCACCACGCCCCCTCCCAGAGCCACGATGAAATCATGGCGATCGACACCGGCCTCGATCAGGCGATCATACACATCATCGAGGGTGGCGGCGGTCTTGAACTCCTCGCCATCGGGAATCTCGATCAGAAGCGGCGCAAAGCCGGCCGCCGCAAGGGAAGCGACAACCGTTCCGGCGTAGAGGGGAGCAACGGTGGGATTGCTGATAACGGCCGCCCGCCCCGCCAGACCACGTGCCGAACAGGCGGCACCAGTGCCGGACAGCAGGGCGCTGCCAATTCGGATATCGTAACTGCGGGAACCCAGCTGGATGGATACGGTTCTCACGGCGCTCCTGAAGCCTTCTCGGCCAGACGACAGCGGATTTCAGCGGCAACATCTTCCAATGTTTTCCCGGTAGTGTCAATCCGAATGTCGGCGTCGGCGTAGAACGATTCCCGTTCCTGCAGGATGCGGCTAATCCGCTCTTCCCGCGACTCACTGCCGGCCAGGAGCGGCCGGTCGGTGGTCAGGGCAAGCCGCTGCG
The window above is part of the Trichlorobacter ammonificans genome. Proteins encoded here:
- a CDS encoding roadblock/LC7 domain-containing protein, translating into MSLRELLESLIGRIEGAHAIMLMGRDCIAVDEVRRDTAGFDVQAMAVEYATVVKDIRRSIDVVGAGDLEEMTVTTANAVMVVRILNEEFFAVMVLSRDANPGKARFLLSTVVPELIRSVE
- the accB gene encoding acetyl-CoA carboxylase biotin carboxyl carrier protein; its protein translation is MEVKDLKLLIKMITETDITEFEMDNADEKIVIKRGQRTEIVQMAAPAQAYLPAAAPLAAAAAPAAPAAAAPAAAAPAAETGETINSPIVGTFYRSPSPESPAFAEVGQVVEKGQVLCLVEAMKLFNEIEAEFKCKIVKICVENAQPVEFGQPLFVIEKL
- a CDS encoding M24 family metallopeptidase, which codes for MLKNRRQLLRPFFEEQHLDLLLIEHPVNLRYLSGFSGSEGSLLLTADGAGWFVCDSRYTVQATAEVAGLTVLERSRRHEAVAELAGSVGAHRIGFEAAHTTVTAHRTLAEQLAGCELLPIGPELERIRDLKDAGELKLLEQVAALASAALEAVLPGLRPGVTEAAFALELEFEMRRRGADASGFDIIVASGERGAMPHGRASGKVIRAGELVTIDFGAVLAGYHSDETVTVAVGEIGEEQRRVYETVKTAHDLAIAAVKPGISCRDLDAVARDHIAAQGYGDYFGHGLGHGVGLDIHEKPVISPRSDAVVAEGMVFTIEPGIYLPGRCGVRIEDTVAVTADGCRLLTRIDKGLKSL
- the accC gene encoding acetyl-CoA carboxylase biotin carboxylase subunit; its protein translation is MFHKVLIANRGEIAIRVIRACKELGIKTVAVYSTADADSLHVKLADESVCIGPAPSSQSYLNINAIVSAAELTDAEAIHPGYGFLSENAKFAEVCEQCGITFIGPSAESMRVMGDKISARQAVIPHGVPILPGTKDNVKSVDEAVKIAKQIGFPVIIKATAGGGGRGMKIVHSQAALATAYATAKAEAQAGFGNPDVYIEKYCVEPRHVEIQVLADKHGNCIHLGERDCSIQRRHQKIIEEAPCPVLTPELRAAMGAAAVKAAKAVNYSSVGTVEFLLDKNGDFYFMEMNTRIQVEHPVTEMITGVDLIREQIRSAAGLPLRYTQEDIKITGHAIECRINAEDPFKFTPCPGKITAYHQPGGLGVRVDAFVYDQYSVVPHYDSMIGKLIVHAETREDAIRRMARALDEYIIEGIKTTIFFHKRIMANKDFIEGNVDTSFLERIVLE
- a CDS encoding tetratricopeptide repeat protein; this encodes MASLTDDLQERIRGYRKRLEAAPDSYAFAPLADLYLQAGQGEEALAAARDGVARHPGFLAGRMALARACRQQRLYDEALQALAVVVTATPESLEAQQMRVELSRAAGRHDEALAALRTILEFYPDDLGVRAELAALESSLWDTPPLVDAGGELELIELSDDDVIPEEADESGEETLAVLANAPVVRKTDPWITVDRFAPEPEALFDGIGREAAADDELPLPELAADDDPMITPTVAELYLSQGFGDRAREIYRMLHVRNPEDAAVAARLVELEGMETPDTVEEGAAAGTAAAADRSATNREKVVVLEGWLENIRRVRTCR
- the aroQ gene encoding type II 3-dehydroquinate dehydratase encodes the protein MRVLVLHGPNLNLLGQREPEIYGTLTLAQINAALESLAAELGCSVAFFQSNCEGSLVDAIQGARDTCDAILINPAAYTHTSVALRDALAAVGLPFVEVHLSNVYRREEFRHHSFLAPLALGQISGFGLDSYLLGLRALFNHSEK
- the aroB gene encoding 3-dehydroquinate synthase, which encodes MRTVSIQLGSRSYDIRIGSALLSGTGAACSARGLAGRAAVISNPTVAPLYAGTVVASLAAAGFAPLLIEIPDGEEFKTAATLDDVYDRLIEAGVDRHDFIVALGGGVVGDLAGFAAATYLRGIPFVQIPTTLLAQVDSSVGGKTGIDHPRGKNLIGAFYQPSLVLADLDTLRTLSERHYRAGLAEVVKYGMVLDRGLFERLEAETELLLRRDTALLGEVVACCCRLKAWVVEQDEHESGLRAVLNYGHTLGHAFETLGGYRNLVHGEAVAIGMACAAEISRAAGFCTAGERDRLVGLLERLGLPVTPPKTATDLLTAALAGDKKNRAGTLSYICNRGIGGHAVLKITPADLAAAC